One genomic segment of Streptomyces sp. NBC_00239 includes these proteins:
- a CDS encoding HNH endonuclease family protein, translating to MRRLPAPAALLLAAALALTGCTRDGSGAGSGAGGSGNGPGGGPAAGAVDALAVKGRAPKTGYGREEFGRGWLDTDGNGCATREDILRRDLTDTRLKGGRCKVASGVLASDPYTGRRLEFRRGRSAVDIDHVVALSDAWQKGAKGWDRSKRVAFANDPLNLLAVEASANRRKSDGDAATWLPANRSYRCTYVAAQVAVKRKYGLWVTAGERDAMKRVLSRCPGQNLPQGGTPTRAPARLSR from the coding sequence ATGCGCCGACTCCCCGCCCCCGCCGCCCTGCTGCTCGCCGCCGCCCTCGCCCTGACCGGCTGTACGCGGGACGGGTCCGGAGCGGGCTCGGGGGCCGGCGGGTCGGGGAACGGGCCGGGCGGCGGGCCGGCCGCCGGGGCCGTGGACGCGCTGGCCGTGAAGGGGCGGGCGCCCAAGACCGGGTACGGGCGAGAGGAGTTCGGGCGGGGCTGGCTCGACACCGACGGCAACGGGTGCGCGACCCGCGAGGACATCCTGCGGCGGGACCTGACGGACACCCGCCTCAAGGGCGGCCGCTGCAAGGTGGCCTCTGGGGTGCTGGCGAGCGACCCGTACACCGGCAGGCGCCTGGAGTTCCGGCGCGGGCGCAGCGCCGTGGACATCGACCACGTGGTCGCGCTGTCGGACGCCTGGCAGAAGGGCGCCAAGGGCTGGGACCGCTCCAAGCGGGTCGCCTTCGCCAACGACCCGCTGAACCTGCTGGCCGTGGAGGCGAGCGCCAACCGCCGCAAGAGCGACGGCGACGCGGCCACCTGGCTGCCCGCGAACAGGTCCTACCGCTGTACGTACGTGGCCGCGCAGGTCGCGGTGAAGCGGAAGTACGGGCTGTGGGTCACGGCGGGGGAGCGGGACGCGATGAAGCGCGTGCTGTCCCGCTGCCCCGGCCAGAACCTGCCCCAGGGCGGCACCCCGACGAGGGCCCCGGCCCGGCTGAGCCGGTAG
- a CDS encoding ABC transporter permease, with the protein MTVLKTSMRNVLAHKGRMALSAVAVMLSVAFVCGTLVFTDTMNTTFDKLFAVSSADVTVSPKAAGDGDDNPARGKPEALPGSLVGQVAKAKGVKSTEGVVFSSSVTVVNAENENMGSTTGAPTLAGNWTENDLKSMKITSGHAPRGPTEVMVDADTADKHHLKLGDELRTITVTGDVRAKISGITAFTVTNPGAAVVYFDTATAQRALLGAPGSFTHVNVVSEDGVSDEQLKKNVAAELGAGSYKLQTAAESADANRKDVGSFLDVMKYVMLGFAGIAFLVGIFLIFNTFSMLVAQRTREIGLMRAIGAGREQINRSVLTEALLLGVFGSLLGVGAGVGLAIGLMKLMGQMGMNLSTDDLTILWTTPVIGMFLGVVVTVVAAYIPARRAGKVSPMAALRDSGSPMDRKAGTIRAVLGLVLTGAGTGALYLAATADAASTGSLYLGLGVVLTLIGFIVIGPLLAGAVVKVLSGVVLRPFGSVGRLAERNALRNPRRTGATGAALMIGLALVACLSVVGSSMVASATDELDRSVGADFILQSQTGQPVVPQAEQAMKKVPGLAHVTAYRGAEAKVTGPDGKTVQEELSVTDPTYAEDVRRTMIAGDRAATYAKGAVGIGSLYADEHKVKVGDELTVAFAGGKTARLKVASIASDEGNLDKGVMYVSTETARQYLPADRVARPFMLLAKAEDGKADAAYAGLKKALDAYPQYQVLNQADYKENLKDQVGTLLNMVYGLLALAIIVAVLGVVNTLALSVVERTREIGLMRAIGLSRRQLRRMIRLESVVIALFGALLGLGLGMGWGATAQKLLALEGLTVLEIPWPTILTVFVGSAFVGLFAALVPAFRAGRMNVLNAIATD; encoded by the coding sequence ATGACCGTCCTCAAGACCTCGATGCGCAACGTCCTCGCGCACAAGGGGCGGATGGCGCTCTCCGCCGTCGCCGTCATGCTGTCCGTCGCCTTCGTCTGCGGCACCCTCGTGTTCACCGACACCATGAACACGACCTTCGACAAGCTCTTCGCGGTCAGCTCCGCCGACGTCACGGTCAGCCCCAAGGCGGCCGGCGACGGGGACGACAACCCGGCCCGCGGCAAGCCCGAGGCGCTGCCCGGCTCGCTCGTCGGCCAGGTCGCCAAGGCCAAGGGCGTCAAGTCCACCGAGGGCGTGGTCTTCTCCTCGTCCGTCACCGTGGTCAACGCCGAGAACGAGAACATGGGCTCCACCACCGGCGCCCCGACCCTCGCCGGCAACTGGACCGAGAACGACCTCAAGTCGATGAAGATCACCTCCGGCCACGCCCCGCGCGGCCCCACCGAGGTCATGGTCGACGCCGACACCGCCGACAAGCACCACCTGAAGCTCGGGGACGAGCTGCGCACGATCACCGTCACCGGCGACGTCCGCGCGAAGATCTCCGGCATCACCGCCTTCACGGTCACCAACCCCGGTGCGGCCGTCGTCTACTTCGACACCGCGACCGCACAGCGCGCCCTGCTCGGCGCCCCCGGCTCGTTCACCCACGTCAACGTGGTCTCCGAGGACGGCGTCAGCGACGAGCAGCTCAAGAAGAACGTCGCCGCCGAACTCGGCGCCGGCAGCTACAAGCTCCAGACCGCCGCGGAGTCCGCCGACGCCAACCGCAAGGACGTCGGATCCTTCCTCGACGTCATGAAGTACGTGATGCTCGGCTTCGCCGGCATCGCCTTCCTCGTCGGCATCTTCCTCATCTTCAACACCTTCTCCATGCTGGTCGCCCAGCGCACCCGCGAGATCGGCCTGATGCGCGCCATCGGCGCCGGCCGCGAGCAGATCAACCGCTCCGTGCTCACCGAGGCGCTGCTGCTCGGCGTCTTCGGCTCGCTGCTCGGCGTCGGGGCGGGCGTGGGCCTGGCCATCGGCCTGATGAAGCTCATGGGCCAGATGGGCATGAACCTGTCCACGGACGACCTCACCATCCTGTGGACCACCCCGGTCATCGGCATGTTCCTCGGCGTCGTCGTCACCGTCGTCGCCGCCTACATACCGGCCCGCCGGGCCGGCAAGGTCTCCCCGATGGCCGCGCTGCGCGACTCCGGCAGCCCCATGGACCGCAAGGCCGGCACCATCCGCGCCGTCCTCGGACTGGTCCTCACCGGCGCCGGCACGGGCGCCCTCTACCTGGCCGCGACCGCGGACGCGGCGAGCACCGGCTCGCTGTACCTCGGCCTCGGCGTGGTCCTCACCCTCATCGGCTTCATCGTGATCGGCCCGCTCCTCGCGGGCGCCGTGGTCAAGGTGCTGTCCGGTGTGGTGCTGCGCCCCTTCGGCTCCGTCGGACGGCTCGCCGAGCGCAACGCGCTGCGCAACCCGCGCCGTACGGGTGCCACCGGCGCCGCGCTGATGATCGGACTGGCGCTGGTCGCCTGCCTGTCGGTGGTCGGGTCCTCGATGGTGGCCTCCGCCACCGACGAGCTCGACCGCTCGGTCGGCGCCGACTTCATCCTCCAGTCGCAGACCGGCCAGCCCGTCGTGCCGCAGGCCGAGCAGGCCATGAAGAAGGTCCCCGGCCTGGCCCACGTCACCGCCTACCGCGGCGCCGAGGCCAAGGTCACCGGCCCCGACGGCAAGACCGTGCAGGAGGAACTCAGCGTCACCGACCCGACGTACGCAGAGGACGTGCGGCGCACGATGATCGCGGGCGACCGGGCGGCGACGTACGCGAAGGGCGCCGTCGGCATCGGCTCGCTCTACGCCGACGAGCACAAGGTCAAGGTCGGCGACGAGCTGACGGTCGCCTTCGCCGGCGGCAAGACGGCCCGGCTGAAGGTCGCCTCCATCGCCTCCGACGAGGGCAACCTCGACAAGGGCGTCATGTACGTGAGCACCGAGACCGCCCGGCAGTACCTGCCGGCCGACCGGGTGGCACGGCCGTTCATGCTGCTGGCCAAGGCGGAGGACGGCAAGGCCGACGCCGCGTACGCAGGGCTGAAGAAGGCCCTGGACGCCTATCCGCAGTACCAGGTGCTCAACCAGGCCGACTACAAGGAGAACCTGAAGGACCAGGTCGGCACCCTGCTCAACATGGTCTACGGGCTGCTCGCGCTCGCCATCATCGTCGCGGTGCTCGGGGTCGTGAACACCCTCGCCCTGTCGGTGGTGGAGCGGACCCGCGAGATCGGCCTGATGCGCGCCATCGGCCTCTCCCGCCGCCAGCTGCGCCGCATGATCCGGCTGGAGTCGGTGGTCATCGCCCTCTTCGGAGCGCTGCTCGGCCTCGGCCTCGGCATGGGCTGGGGAGCCACCGCGCAGAAGCTGCTCGCGCTGGAGGGGCTGACCGTGCTGGAGATCCCCTGGCCGACCATCCTCACCGTGTTCGTGGGCTCGGCCTTCGTGGGCCTGTTCGCCGCGCTGGTGCCCGCCTTCCGGGCGGGTCGGATGAACGTACTGAACGCGATCGCCACCGATTAG
- a CDS encoding type II toxin-antitoxin system Phd/YefM family antitoxin: MEAARQYNVHEAKTHFSKILEIVATGEEVIISKSGEPVAKVIPLAGKVQRTDYGSLAGQIVIADDFDELPAGFAEAFGADA; the protein is encoded by the coding sequence GTGGAAGCAGCCCGGCAGTACAACGTGCACGAGGCGAAGACCCACTTCTCGAAGATCCTGGAAATCGTCGCCACCGGCGAAGAGGTGATCATCAGCAAGTCCGGCGAGCCGGTCGCGAAGGTGATTCCGCTGGCCGGCAAGGTCCAGCGGACCGACTACGGCTCCCTCGCGGGCCAGATCGTCATCGCCGACGACTTCGACGAACTCCCCGCCGGCTTCGCCGAGGCGTTCGGAGCCGACGCGTGA
- a CDS encoding SigE family RNA polymerase sigma factor has product MTVEEFEEFYAHSAKQLVGQVYLMTGDLHEAQDVVQEAFVRAWDRRGRLSRDAGPEAWIRTVAWRLAVSRWRRRRRASEAWRQHGAGAGTSVAAPEPGTVAMVAALRELPDRQRRVAVLHYVCDLTVEQVAAETGISAGTVKTHLSRARAALRPHLEEAPDA; this is encoded by the coding sequence TTGACCGTCGAGGAGTTCGAGGAGTTCTACGCTCACTCCGCAAAACAGCTGGTGGGGCAGGTCTATCTGATGACCGGCGACCTGCACGAGGCGCAGGACGTGGTCCAGGAGGCCTTCGTACGCGCCTGGGACCGGCGGGGCCGGCTCAGCCGGGACGCGGGGCCCGAGGCGTGGATCCGTACGGTCGCCTGGCGGCTGGCCGTCAGCCGCTGGCGACGGCGCCGGCGCGCGTCCGAGGCGTGGCGGCAGCACGGCGCCGGCGCCGGGACCTCGGTGGCCGCGCCCGAACCCGGCACGGTCGCGATGGTCGCCGCCCTGCGCGAGCTGCCGGACCGGCAGCGGCGGGTGGCCGTCCTGCACTACGTGTGCGACCTGACCGTCGAGCAGGTGGCCGCCGAGACCGGGATCTCCGCCGGCACCGTCAAGACCCATCTGTCCCGCGCGCGTGCCGCGCTCCGGCCCCACCTGGAGGAGGCCCCCGATGCGTGA
- a CDS encoding DUF2079 domain-containing protein, with product MPSQDLGHPRPAPATDPVIPHPAPPADAPAAAPAPAPAPAPAPAPAPAPAPADSTGSVPASVPVPVPAGPLGPVGPEPSAASGRRGAVLRGGARGLRNREWGPYVLAAVLFAAYTTLSVLRYRRMETLSWDLGIFEQAIRGYAHLRAPVADLKGPGTHILGDHFSPITALIAPAYRLFPTPVTLLVAQSALFALAAIPVTRAATRLLGRCRGLAVGVAFGLSWGIQRAVDFDFHEICFAVPLLAFALEALLASRYRAALLWALPLVLVKEDLGVTLAALALVVAARAWRNDPRAARWALATAAFGLVAALVVFTVAIPAFNTGGDYDYWTKLHDSGGPLDGLDTKTRTLLWVLLPTTGLLALRSPLLLVALPTLGWRMVSADDHYWGTDWHYSAVLMPVVLLALADGIDRARRSPRPWLRAYALQLPTAVAAGALALTPSLPLAALVEGGTYEKSERVSRVEALLARIPDGASVEADVGPISRLTSRCRVFWIGGTKGVVPDWIAIDNSSGWVPDPLEYSRQLHPDARFTEAGGTDGYVLLRHTG from the coding sequence ATGCCTTCCCAAGACCTCGGTCACCCCCGTCCCGCCCCCGCCACCGACCCGGTCATCCCGCACCCGGCACCCCCTGCCGACGCCCCGGCCGCGGCCCCGGCTCCGGCCCCGGCTCCGGCTCCGGCCCCGGCTCCGGCCCCGGCTCCGGCTCCGGCCGATTCCACCGGCTCGGTCCCGGCCTCGGTCCCGGTCCCGGTCCCGGCCGGCCCCCTCGGCCCCGTCGGCCCGGAGCCGTCCGCGGCGAGCGGCCGACGGGGGGCGGTGCTCCGGGGCGGAGCGCGCGGCCTGCGGAACCGCGAGTGGGGGCCGTACGTGCTGGCCGCCGTGCTGTTCGCCGCGTACACCACGCTCAGCGTGCTGCGCTACCGCCGCATGGAGACCCTCTCCTGGGACCTCGGCATCTTCGAGCAGGCCATCCGCGGCTACGCCCACCTCCGGGCGCCCGTCGCCGACCTCAAGGGCCCGGGCACGCACATACTCGGCGACCACTTCAGCCCGATCACGGCCCTGATCGCCCCGGCGTACCGGCTGTTCCCGACGCCCGTCACCCTGCTCGTCGCCCAGTCCGCCCTGTTCGCGCTGGCCGCGATACCCGTCACCCGGGCCGCCACCCGGCTCCTCGGCCGTTGCCGGGGCCTGGCGGTCGGGGTGGCCTTCGGGCTCTCCTGGGGCATCCAGCGGGCCGTCGACTTCGACTTCCACGAGATCTGCTTCGCCGTACCGCTGCTGGCGTTCGCCCTGGAGGCACTGCTCGCGTCCCGCTACCGGGCCGCGCTGCTGTGGGCGCTGCCGCTGGTCCTGGTCAAGGAGGACCTCGGGGTGACGCTGGCCGCGCTCGCGCTGGTCGTCGCGGCGCGGGCGTGGAGAAACGATCCGCGAGCCGCCCGCTGGGCGCTCGCGACGGCCGCGTTCGGGCTGGTCGCCGCGCTCGTCGTGTTCACCGTCGCCATCCCCGCCTTCAACACCGGCGGCGACTACGACTACTGGACCAAGCTCCACGACAGCGGCGGTCCCCTGGACGGCCTCGACACCAAGACCCGCACCCTGCTGTGGGTGCTGCTCCCCACCACCGGCCTGCTGGCGCTGCGCTCGCCGCTGCTGCTGGTGGCGCTGCCGACGCTCGGCTGGCGGATGGTGTCCGCCGACGACCACTACTGGGGCACGGACTGGCACTACAGCGCCGTCCTGATGCCGGTCGTGCTGCTGGCGCTGGCCGACGGGATCGACCGGGCGCGCCGCAGCCCCCGGCCGTGGCTGCGGGCGTACGCGCTCCAGCTGCCCACCGCGGTCGCCGCCGGCGCGCTCGCGCTCACGCCGTCGCTGCCGTTGGCCGCGCTGGTGGAAGGGGGCACGTACGAGAAGAGCGAGCGGGTGTCGCGGGTGGAGGCGCTGCTCGCGCGGATCCCGGACGGGGCGAGCGTGGAGGCGGACGTCGGCCCGATCTCGCGGCTCACGTCGCGGTGCCGGGTGTTCTGGATCGGTGGCACGAAGGGGGTCGTGCCCGACTGGATCGCCATCGACAACTCCTCCGGCTGGGTGCCGGATCCGCTGGAGTACTCGCGGCAACTGCATCCGGACGCGCGCTTCACCGAGGCCGGTGGCACCGACGGCTACGTCCTCCTCCGCCACACCGGCTGA
- the mfd gene encoding transcription-repair coupling factor produces the protein MSLHGLLDAVIQDPALAEAVAAAADGNRPHVDLVGPPAARPFAVAALARRTERTVLAVTATGREAEDLAAALRSLLPADEVVDYPSWETLPHERLSPRSDTVGRRLAVLRRLAHPSKDDPAAGPISVVVAPIRSVLQPQVQGLGDLVPVSLRHGQSADLGEVTEALAAAAYARVELVEKRGEFAVRGGILDVFPPTEEHPLRVEFWGDDVEEIRYFKVADQRSLEVAEHGLWAPPCRELLLTPQVRERAAALAEQHPELAELLGRIAEGIAVEGMESLAPVLVDDMELLLDVLPAGSMAVVCDPERVRTRAADLVATSQEFLHASWAATAGGGEAPIDVGAASLWGIADVRDRARELGMMWWTVSPFAADEELSSDTLKLGMHAPESYRGDTARALADTKGWIADGWRTVYLTEGHGPATRTVEVLGGEGIAARLDADLGAIEPSLVHVACGALDNGFVDPALKLAVLTETDLTGQRTATKDLGRMPTRRRKTIDPLTLEVGDYIVHEQHGVGRYIEMVQRTVQGATREYLLVEYAPAKRGQPGDRLYIPTDQLEQVTKYVGGEAPTLHRLGGADWTKTKARAKKAVKEIAADLIKLYSARMAAPGHTFGPDTPWQRELEDAFPYAETPDQLTTIAEVKEDMEKSVPMDRLICGDVGYGKTEIAVRAAFKAVQDGKQVAVLVPTTLLVQQHFGTFSERYSQFPVVTRALSRFQSDTESKATLEGLKEGSVDIVIGTHRLFSQETKFKDLGLVIVDEEQRFGVEHKEQLKKLRANVDVLTMSATPIPRTLEMAVTGIREMSTITTPPEERHPVLTFVGPYEEKQIGAAIRRELLREGQCFYIHNRVESIDRAAAKLREIVPEARIATAHGQMSEQALEQVVVDFWEKKFDVLVSTTIVESGIDISNANTLIVERGDNFGLSQLHQLRGRVGRGRDRGYAYFLYPPEKPLTETAHERLATIAQHTEMGAGMYVAMKDLEIRGAGNLLGGEQSGHIAGVGFDLYIRMVGEAVADYRAAVEGGVEEEPALEVKIELPVDAHVPHAYAPGERLRLQAYRSIAAANSEADIKAVREELTDRYGKLPEPVENLLLVAGLRMLARACGVGDITLQGPNIRFGPVELRESQELRLKRLYPGSVLKPAASQVLIPRPKTAKIGGKPLVGRELLAWTGEFLTTILGS, from the coding sequence ATGAGCCTGCACGGTCTGCTCGACGCCGTCATTCAGGACCCCGCGCTCGCGGAGGCCGTCGCCGCGGCCGCCGACGGAAACCGCCCGCACGTCGACCTCGTCGGCCCGCCCGCCGCCCGGCCCTTCGCGGTGGCCGCGCTGGCCCGCCGTACCGAGCGGACCGTGCTCGCCGTCACCGCCACCGGCCGGGAGGCCGAGGACCTGGCCGCCGCGCTGCGCTCGCTGCTGCCCGCCGACGAGGTCGTGGACTACCCGTCCTGGGAGACGCTGCCCCACGAACGGCTCTCGCCGCGCAGCGACACCGTGGGCCGGCGCCTGGCCGTGCTGCGCCGGCTCGCCCACCCCAGCAAGGACGACCCGGCCGCCGGGCCGATCTCGGTGGTCGTGGCCCCCATCCGCTCGGTGCTCCAGCCGCAGGTCCAGGGCCTCGGCGACCTCGTGCCCGTATCGCTGCGGCACGGTCAGAGCGCCGACCTCGGCGAGGTCACCGAGGCGCTGGCCGCCGCTGCGTACGCCCGGGTGGAGCTGGTCGAGAAGCGCGGCGAGTTCGCCGTGCGCGGCGGCATCCTGGACGTCTTCCCGCCCACCGAGGAGCACCCCCTGCGGGTCGAGTTCTGGGGCGACGACGTCGAGGAGATCCGCTACTTCAAGGTCGCCGACCAGCGGTCGCTGGAGGTCGCCGAGCACGGGCTGTGGGCCCCGCCCTGCCGCGAGCTGCTGCTGACCCCGCAGGTGCGGGAGCGCGCCGCGGCCCTCGCCGAGCAGCACCCCGAGCTGGCCGAGCTGCTCGGCAGGATCGCCGAGGGGATCGCCGTCGAGGGCATGGAGTCCCTGGCCCCGGTCCTCGTCGACGACATGGAGCTGCTGCTGGACGTGCTGCCCGCGGGCAGCATGGCCGTGGTCTGCGACCCCGAGCGGGTCCGCACCCGGGCCGCCGACCTGGTGGCCACCAGCCAGGAGTTCCTGCACGCCTCGTGGGCGGCGACCGCGGGCGGCGGCGAGGCCCCCATCGACGTCGGCGCGGCCTCGCTGTGGGGCATCGCGGACGTCCGCGACCGGGCCCGCGAGCTCGGCATGATGTGGTGGACCGTTTCTCCCTTCGCCGCCGACGAGGAACTCTCCTCGGACACCCTGAAGCTCGGCATGCACGCCCCCGAGAGCTACCGCGGCGACACCGCCCGCGCCCTCGCCGACACCAAGGGCTGGATCGCCGACGGCTGGCGGACCGTCTACCTCACCGAGGGCCACGGCCCGGCCACCCGTACCGTCGAGGTGCTCGGCGGCGAGGGCATCGCCGCCCGGCTGGACGCCGACCTCGGCGCCATCGAGCCGTCCCTGGTCCACGTGGCCTGCGGCGCCCTCGACAACGGCTTCGTCGACCCGGCCCTCAAGCTGGCCGTGCTCACCGAGACGGACCTGACCGGGCAGCGGACCGCGACCAAGGACCTGGGCCGGATGCCCACCCGGCGCCGCAAGACCATCGACCCGCTGACCCTGGAGGTCGGCGACTACATCGTCCACGAGCAGCACGGCGTCGGCCGGTACATCGAGATGGTCCAGCGCACCGTCCAGGGCGCCACCCGCGAGTACCTCCTCGTCGAGTACGCGCCCGCCAAGCGGGGCCAGCCCGGCGACCGCCTGTACATCCCCACCGACCAGCTGGAGCAGGTCACCAAGTACGTCGGCGGCGAGGCGCCCACCCTGCACCGGCTGGGCGGCGCCGACTGGACCAAGACCAAGGCGCGCGCCAAGAAGGCCGTCAAGGAGATCGCCGCCGACCTCATCAAGCTGTACAGCGCGCGGATGGCGGCCCCCGGCCACACCTTCGGCCCCGACACCCCGTGGCAGCGCGAGCTGGAGGACGCCTTCCCGTACGCGGAGACGCCCGACCAGCTCACCACCATCGCCGAGGTCAAGGAGGACATGGAGAAGTCCGTCCCGATGGACCGCCTGATCTGCGGCGACGTCGGCTACGGCAAGACCGAGATCGCCGTGCGCGCCGCCTTCAAGGCCGTGCAGGACGGCAAGCAGGTCGCCGTCCTGGTGCCGACCACCCTGCTGGTGCAGCAGCACTTCGGCACCTTCTCCGAGCGCTACAGCCAGTTCCCCGTGGTCACCCGCGCGCTGTCCCGCTTCCAGAGCGACACCGAGTCCAAGGCCACCCTGGAAGGCCTCAAGGAGGGCTCGGTCGACATCGTCATCGGCACCCACCGGCTGTTCTCGCAGGAGACCAAGTTCAAGGACCTGGGCCTGGTCATCGTCGACGAGGAGCAGCGGTTCGGCGTCGAGCACAAGGAGCAGCTGAAGAAGCTGCGCGCCAACGTCGACGTACTGACGATGTCAGCCACCCCGATCCCCCGCACCCTGGAGATGGCGGTCACCGGCATCCGCGAGATGTCCACGATCACCACCCCGCCCGAGGAACGGCACCCGGTGCTGACCTTCGTCGGCCCGTACGAGGAGAAGCAGATCGGCGCGGCCATCCGCCGTGAACTCCTGCGCGAGGGCCAGTGCTTCTACATCCACAACCGGGTCGAGTCCATCGACCGGGCGGCCGCCAAGCTGCGCGAGATCGTGCCCGAGGCGCGGATCGCGACCGCGCACGGCCAGATGTCCGAACAGGCGCTGGAGCAGGTCGTCGTGGACTTCTGGGAGAAGAAGTTCGACGTGCTGGTCTCCACGACGATCGTCGAGTCCGGCATCGACATCTCCAACGCGAACACCCTCATCGTGGAGCGCGGCGACAACTTCGGCCTCTCCCAGCTCCACCAGCTGCGCGGCCGCGTGGGCCGGGGCCGCGACCGCGGGTACGCGTACTTCCTCTACCCGCCGGAGAAGCCGCTCACCGAGACCGCGCACGAGCGGCTCGCGACCATCGCCCAGCACACCGAGATGGGCGCCGGCATGTACGTGGCGATGAAGGACCTGGAGATCCGCGGCGCCGGCAACCTGCTCGGCGGCGAGCAGTCCGGCCACATCGCGGGCGTCGGCTTCGACCTGTACATCCGTATGGTCGGCGAGGCCGTGGCGGATTACCGGGCCGCCGTCGAAGGCGGGGTGGAGGAGGAGCCGGCGCTGGAGGTCAAGATCGAGCTGCCGGTCGACGCGCACGTCCCGCACGCCTACGCGCCGGGCGAGCGGCTGCGCCTCCAGGCGTACCGGTCGATCGCGGCCGCCAACTCCGAGGCGGACATCAAGGCCGTACGCGAGGAACTCACCGACCGCTACGGCAAGCTGCCCGAGCCCGTCGAGAACCTGTTGCTCGTCGCCGGCCTGCGGATGCTGGCCCGGGCCTGCGGGGTCGGGGACATCACCCTCCAGGGGCCCAACATCCGCTTCGGGCCGGTGGAACTGAGGGAGTCCCAGGAGCTGCGGCTCAAGCGGCTCTACCCGGGGTCGGTGCTCAAGCCGGCCGCCTCACAGGTGCTGATCCCGCGCCCGAAGACCGCGAAGATCGGCGGCAAGCCGCTGGTCGGGCGGGAACTGCTGGCCTGGACCGGGGAGTTCCTCACCACGATCCTGGGGTCCTGA
- a CDS encoding type II toxin-antitoxin system VapC family toxin produces MKLLLDTHVVLWWLNGDLPDGARDLLARERWVYMSAVTPWELSVKQATGKVNAPEDIAQWAADSQFLALPIEAAHGVCAGRLPHHHRDPFDRILIAQAQTEGLTLVTRDKFIPLYDVPVLAV; encoded by the coding sequence GTGAAGCTGTTGCTCGACACGCACGTCGTCCTCTGGTGGCTCAACGGCGACCTCCCGGACGGGGCGCGCGACCTGCTCGCCCGCGAGCGCTGGGTGTACATGAGCGCGGTGACACCATGGGAATTGTCGGTCAAGCAGGCCACCGGCAAAGTGAACGCTCCCGAAGACATCGCCCAGTGGGCCGCGGACAGCCAGTTCCTGGCGCTCCCCATCGAGGCGGCGCACGGCGTCTGCGCCGGCCGCCTCCCCCACCACCACCGGGACCCCTTCGACCGGATACTGATCGCCCAGGCACAGACCGAGGGGCTCACCCTGGTGACGCGTGACAAGTTCATCCCGCTGTACGACGTCCCCGTGCTGGCCGTCTGA
- a CDS encoding ABC transporter ATP-binding protein, giving the protein MTTAVTIPRHGGTGGRTAVAARARQVVKAYGSGETRVVALDHVDVDIARGQFTAIMGPSGSGKSTLMHCLAGLDTVTSGQIHLDETEITGLKDKKLTQLRRDRIGFIFQAFNLLPTLNALENITLPMDIAGRKPDRAWLDRVVETVGLAGRLKHRPTQLSGGQQQRVAVARALAARPEIIFGDEPTGNLDSRAGAEVLGFLRRSVDELGQTIVMVTHDPVAASYADRVLYLADGKIVDEMYNPTADQVLDRMKDFDARGRTS; this is encoded by the coding sequence GTGACTACGGCTGTGACCATTCCCCGGCACGGGGGTACGGGAGGGCGGACGGCCGTCGCGGCGCGGGCGCGCCAGGTCGTGAAGGCGTACGGCTCCGGCGAGACCCGCGTCGTCGCCCTCGACCACGTGGACGTGGACATCGCCCGCGGCCAGTTCACCGCGATCATGGGGCCGTCGGGCTCCGGCAAGTCCACCCTGATGCACTGCCTGGCCGGCCTCGACACGGTCACCTCCGGGCAGATCCACCTCGACGAGACCGAGATCACCGGCCTCAAGGACAAGAAGCTCACCCAGCTGCGCCGCGACCGGATCGGCTTCATCTTCCAGGCGTTCAACCTGCTGCCGACGCTCAACGCCCTGGAGAACATCACGCTCCCCATGGACATCGCGGGCCGGAAGCCGGACCGCGCGTGGCTGGACCGGGTCGTGGAGACCGTCGGCCTCGCGGGCCGCCTCAAGCACCGGCCCACCCAGCTCTCCGGCGGCCAGCAGCAGCGCGTCGCGGTGGCCCGGGCGCTGGCCGCCCGCCCCGAGATCATCTTCGGCGACGAGCCCACCGGAAACCTCGACTCGCGGGCCGGCGCCGAGGTCCTCGGCTTCCTGCGCCGCTCGGTCGACGAGCTCGGCCAGACCATCGTCATGGTCACGCACGACCCGGTCGCCGCCTCCTACGCGGACCGGGTGCTGTACCTCGCCGACGGCAAGATCGTCGACGAGATGTACAACCCGACGGCCGACCAGGTCCTCGACCGCATGAAGGACTTCGACGCGCGCGGGCGGACGTCATGA